The following proteins come from a genomic window of Synechococcus sp. BIOS-E4-1:
- a CDS encoding tetratricopeptide repeat-containing sulfotransferase family protein, producing the protein MLALEQFEKAQQCLVKAYQLDGSDPETAKDIGSIFLRLGNQNTALAWYEQALEIDNDYAPALNNIANIKRDLGSNHEAIDMYKRAIEIDPKLIQAYKGAAISFVVLGDLDHAASFAKQALAINASTPGINEILGIVFQNKSNPGQAFEYYQKELEINPKASNSLLNLGALLLQKGQFAAAVESLSKASTLAPSEHCFLLLAQAYQNLGKFKEAIAEYKKLDIGRAKNKMIPFNLGLCLLKTGNNIDAIEVFQIAVQLDKSFTPAWGNIGTALMNEGRHQEALTTIQKVLDLDPGDPTVHMILGGICKELGQLDQALAATLKSLELKPDNSDALMNLGGIYKEFGQLDQALTATLKSLELQADNPDALMTLGGIYKELGQLDQALAATLKSLVLKPDNPTVYMNLGGIYKEFGQLDQALAATLKSLELKPDIPDALMNLGGIYKELGNFKEANKAIGRSFDSKKLTLSLAIQGFEYYDSSNQTEKLKQAIENANKLFGSHNTASAIYNARLLFHDKEYKASLEALEAIDVTSLVSAYSSIRYYFFRGLTEEKLGLHEQAFNHFILAQKDERYRNITPTSSWDSIKSYKTLAVKIKPILAACPYPINSPVFLIGFPRSGTTLLDTVLRSHPSVEVVEEKDQLAIAEKMAIREFGKKIEDFADLEKAQLERLRREYLKRLHSQVKDPVKTIIDKLPLNIVKTPLVKILFPNAKMILAIRHPCDSVLSCFQQTFEPNPSMANFNSLEGSIIFYSKVMTAWNKYCNSFPIDHHIIRYEDLVEDFNGSMTKVLDYLDIEWNDSIKDYRRTALKRGSFNTPSATQVAQPLYRTSIGKWRNYRGHFEEYFPLLNPWIKQWRYT; encoded by the coding sequence TTGCTCGCTCTAGAGCAATTCGAAAAAGCACAGCAATGCCTGGTTAAAGCTTATCAACTTGACGGCAGCGATCCAGAAACAGCTAAAGATATTGGTAGCATATTCTTGCGTCTAGGCAATCAGAATACCGCACTTGCATGGTACGAACAAGCGTTAGAAATAGATAATGACTATGCACCCGCACTTAATAATATCGCTAATATAAAGAGAGATTTAGGCAGCAATCATGAGGCAATTGATATGTACAAAAGGGCTATAGAGATTGACCCAAAACTAATACAGGCGTACAAAGGAGCAGCGATAAGCTTTGTTGTACTTGGAGATCTAGATCATGCCGCATCATTCGCAAAACAAGCCTTGGCAATCAATGCAAGTACCCCAGGAATAAACGAAATCCTGGGCATCGTCTTCCAAAATAAAAGTAATCCCGGTCAAGCCTTTGAGTACTATCAGAAAGAATTAGAAATCAATCCCAAAGCTAGTAACTCACTTCTCAATTTAGGAGCTTTATTACTACAAAAAGGTCAGTTTGCAGCAGCGGTGGAATCGCTCTCAAAAGCATCAACCCTTGCGCCAAGTGAGCACTGTTTTCTTCTTTTAGCGCAGGCATATCAAAACCTAGGAAAATTCAAAGAAGCAATTGCAGAATATAAAAAACTAGATATCGGCCGAGCTAAGAACAAGATGATTCCATTCAATCTTGGACTCTGCTTGCTCAAGACTGGCAACAACATTGATGCCATAGAAGTATTCCAAATTGCAGTTCAGCTAGATAAGTCATTTACTCCCGCTTGGGGAAATATAGGGACTGCGCTTATGAATGAAGGGAGGCATCAAGAAGCCCTAACAACAATACAAAAAGTTCTCGATCTAGACCCTGGTGATCCAACGGTCCACATGATTCTGGGCGGGATCTGCAAAGAGCTCGGTCAACTCGATCAAGCGCTTGCAGCAACGCTGAAGTCCCTCGAGCTCAAGCCTGATAACTCCGATGCACTTATGAACCTGGGCGGTATCTACAAAGAGTTCGGTCAACTCGATCAAGCGCTTACAGCAACGCTGAAGTCCCTCGAGCTCCAGGCTGATAACCCCGATGCCCTCATGACCCTGGGTGGGATCTACAAAGAGCTCGGTCAGCTCGATCAAGCGCTTGCAGCAACGCTGAAGTCCCTCGTGCTCAAGCCTGATAACCCCACGGTCTACATGAACCTAGGCGGAATCTATAAAGAGTTCGGCCAGCTCGATCAAGCCCTTGCAGCAACGCTGAAGTCCCTCGAGCTCAAGCCTGATATCCCCGATGCTCTCATGAACTTGGGCGGGATCTATAAAGAACTTGGTAATTTCAAAGAGGCCAATAAAGCAATCGGGCGAAGTTTTGACTCCAAAAAGCTAACATTGTCCCTAGCAATTCAAGGCTTTGAATATTACGACTCAAGCAATCAGACAGAAAAACTTAAGCAAGCGATAGAAAACGCCAACAAATTGTTTGGGAGCCACAACACTGCATCCGCTATTTACAATGCTAGATTATTGTTTCATGATAAAGAGTACAAAGCTAGCCTAGAAGCTCTTGAGGCAATTGACGTGACAAGCCTCGTTAGCGCTTACTCGTCAATTAGATATTATTTTTTTAGAGGCTTGACAGAGGAAAAGCTTGGTTTACATGAACAAGCTTTCAATCATTTTATACTTGCACAAAAAGACGAAAGATACAGAAATATAACTCCTACAAGTTCATGGGACAGCATTAAGTCTTACAAAACCTTGGCAGTAAAAATAAAACCAATCTTGGCAGCCTGCCCTTATCCGATCAACAGTCCAGTCTTTTTAATAGGCTTCCCACGATCAGGAACTACGCTTTTGGATACAGTGCTTAGGAGTCACCCCTCAGTAGAAGTTGTAGAAGAGAAAGACCAGCTTGCTATTGCTGAAAAGATGGCAATAAGAGAGTTCGGGAAGAAAATAGAGGACTTTGCTGATCTAGAGAAAGCACAACTAGAGAGACTTAGGCGCGAATACTTGAAACGGCTGCATTCACAAGTCAAAGATCCAGTAAAAACAATCATTGACAAGCTTCCTCTAAATATCGTGAAGACTCCCCTAGTTAAGATTTTATTTCCAAATGCAAAGATGATTCTTGCAATTAGACATCCTTGCGACTCAGTATTGTCTTGCTTTCAACAAACATTTGAACCTAACCCTTCAATGGCGAATTTCAATTCCTTGGAGGGATCGATTATTTTTTATAGCAAAGTCATGACAGCATGGAACAAATATTGCAATAGTTTTCCCATTGATCACCACATAATAAGGTACGAAGACTTAGTAGAAGATTTC